The nucleotide sequence TAATGACAAAGGCTGGAGAGTTATCTTCTAAAGCCACTCATGCTAAAAGACAAGCTCTTGATTTCAGAGATTGGGCAATCAATAATAATCTATATGCCATCAAAAGATTTCCTGAAATTTACAGACCATTTTGTCTTGTTGTTATTGGTAGAGAATCTGAATTAGATGAAATGCAAACTTTACGTTTAAAACAAGAAAATGAATCAACACAGGGAATATTGAAAATAGTTGGATTCGATTGGTTGTACAAAAGAGCAAAAGCCACTTTCGATAATATCGTAAATTATGGGTTTGAAAGAGATAAATATAACGAAACAATAGAAGAAGAATGAAGCCAGCCGAGAACAAAGCATACAACGGTCATGTCGGCTAAACGCCGCCACGCCGTGTATGCGGGACGTTGGCAATAATGTGAATAAACTCAAGAACAATCATTGAATGAAAGTACTTCTAGATACTAACATAATTATTCACAGAGAAGCCAACAGAGTAGTAGAACACGCAATTGGACAACTTTTCAATTGGATTGATAAATTGCATTATGAAAAATACATTCATCCAATTACAATCTCTGAAATTGATTCTTACCAAAACAAACAAGTAGTTGCAGCTTTTGCAATAAAATTAGATAGCTATAATAGAATTAGACATCAACTTCCATTTTCGGAAAATGTACAAAGAGTAAGTACAGAATTTGATGTTAATGACAATGACATTAATGACACTCATCTATTAAACGAAATCTATGAGAGAAGGATAGATTTATTAATAACGCAGGACAAAAAAATACATGCCAAAGCTTCTAAACTTGGACTTTCAGACAAAGTATTTAAAATTCAATCATTTCTCGAAAAGGCCACATCTGAAAACCCTGAATTAGTTCAATACAATGTCCTTGCTGTTAAAAAAGCTGACTTTGCAGAAGTTGACATTAATGACAACTTTTTTGATAGTTTCCGAGAAGACTATAATGAATTTAATAATTGGTTTAAATCAAAATTTGATAAAGTTTGTTATGTATGTTACAGCGACAATAACTTAACTGCATTTCTTTACATAAAAGTTGAGGAAAAAACGGAAAACTACTCTGAAATAAAACCAACATTTGATAAGAAAAAAAGACTGAAAATTGGAACCTTAAAAGTAATTAGCAATGGATATAAAATTGGGGAAAGATTCTTGAAAATTGTCTTTGATAATGCTATTCAATATAAAGTTGATGAAATATATGTTACGATATTTGATAAAAGACCAGAGCAAGGACAGTTAATAGAAATGCTTAAAGGTTGGGGATTCAGAGAACACGGAATAAAATCCACTAAAAATGGAGATGAAATCGTTTTAACAAGACCTTTTGGAAAATCACAACCAATTAACATTAACAAACCAAAACTAACTTTTCCATTCTTTTCTAGAAATACAAGAAAATACATAATCAAAATAGAACCTGAATATCACACGGAATTATTTCCCGATAGTATTAATACAAGAGAAGATGAGACTAAATATACAGAAAACGAACCACATCGTAATAGAATTGGCAAGGTGTATATCTCACATTCTCAAGACAGACATCTTCTAGCAGGAGATATTGTAATTATTTACAGAATGGGAGACACAAAGCCAAAAAAATATTCAAGTACTGTAACATCAATATGCATTGTAGAGGAAGTTATCGATGGATTTTCAGACTTTGACGAATTCTATAAGGCTTGCTATAGAAGAACAATGATTAAAAAGGCAGATTTAGAGAAAGACTGGTGGAATAAATATCCCAAATATAGACCTTTTGTAATAAAATTTCTTTATGCTCACTCTTTTCCGACGCCAAAGCCAACACTCAATGATTTGAACAGAATTGGCATAATTCCTGACATCATGAATATGCCACGTGGATTTATAGAATTAAATAACAATCAATTTAACAAATTAGTTAATTTTGCTTACAACCGAAAATAATATATGAAAGTCGTTTTATCAATTAAACCAGAATATGCCTTTAAGATTTTTGATGGCTCTAAAAAATTTGAATTTAGAAAAACCATATTTAAAAATAATAACGTAAAATCAATAATAGTTTATGCATCATCGCCAGTGCAAAAAGTAATTGGCGAATTTGAAATCGGTAAAATCTTCAATAATGACCTCGAAACACTTTGGAACTTGACAAAAGAACATTCGGGAATTTCAGAAGATTTTTTTTATGATTATTTTTCGGAAAGAGAAAAAGGGTTCGCTATTCAAGTTAAGAACATGAAAAAATATAAAGTACCTAAATGCTTAAAAACAGATTTTAATTTACATCCTCCACAATCTTTTGCATACGTGAAATAAAATACTATTGTCAAAACCATGTATATAATTAATTGTTTGGTTGTAATCTACATAAGAAAATCCTTCCGGATTTTCTATTCGGTTCTTATTTCTTAAATCACATGCTAAACCACTCAACTAAGCATTGACAATGACGTTCCCACCAATGTACTAAATCTGTAAAAACTTTATTAGGAAATTATCACAAAAATTGGGGACTGTTGGGCTCAACAGACCAAAAAAGTACTGGTAATAGAAAATGAAGCTTTTACTTCAGGAGAGGGCGAAGTGGATCCTAGAAAACTTATAGAAGACTTTATCATTTACCCCAATCCAACCAGTGGGGAATTCATTGCCGATATAACCCTATCTGAAAGAGGAAACATAAGCATCAAAATCTTCAACTTCACCAACAACGCCCTAATGGCTTCTCAAAAAGCCAGAGGGGAATCTTCCTATACCATTCCTTTTGATATCTCTGGATTGCCCTCTGGGGTATATGCAGTTCTGCTGGAGACCCCATTTGGCAATTCCCTAAGAAAAGTAATCCTAAAATAAAATATTCAAAAGAAGAGATAAGGACCGATTTTTTTCCTGTCAAGTTTTACATGTTGTAACTATAGTTGTATATCCCTATATGGTTGTTTAAACAGGGAAAATCATATAGTTGGATATATTATAACCCTGTTTAAAAGAAGTGGAATCCAAAATTTAAGGCCAATGCAACCAATTCTAGTATTGATTTGAAAAGGCCCAAAAAATAAGGCCCTAATTAGGGATGCCCCAAAAAATGTAGGAAAGAACTCTAAAATTCATGAATTTTAGAGTTCTTTTTTTACTAATCCGCAACAATCCATTTTCCTTAAGATATATTTAACGATTGTATGTTCTATGCTTTTAACTCGGCCGGGCATGCAATTAAAAACAATTAACTAACTAAAAAATTTATTTATGAAGATTACACTAGGTAAATGCCTATTGCTGGCGGGAGCATTTTTATGTTTCGGTCTGGCGGGGGCACAAACAGTGACAGGAAATGTTTCGGATGGATCCGGACCCTTGCCTGGGGCGAACGTGTTGGTAAAAGGTACAACCAACGGAACCCAAACAGATTTTGACGGTAACTACACATTGGACAATGTAAGTAGTAATGCCACCTTGGTTTTCAGTTATATTGGTTTCAAAACCATGGAAATTGGTGTAAACGGAAGAACAACAGTTGACGCCGTTATGGAAGAAGATGCCAGCGAAC is from Arenibacter algicola and encodes:
- a CDS encoding PIN domain-containing protein, whose protein sequence is MKVLLDTNIIIHREANRVVEHAIGQLFNWIDKLHYEKYIHPITISEIDSYQNKQVVAAFAIKLDSYNRIRHQLPFSENVQRVSTEFDVNDNDINDTHLLNEIYERRIDLLITQDKKIHAKASKLGLSDKVFKIQSFLEKATSENPELVQYNVLAVKKADFAEVDINDNFFDSFREDYNEFNNWFKSKFDKVCYVCYSDNNLTAFLYIKVEEKTENYSEIKPTFDKKKRLKIGTLKVISNGYKIGERFLKIVFDNAIQYKVDEIYVTIFDKRPEQGQLIEMLKGWGFREHGIKSTKNGDEIVLTRPFGKSQPININKPKLTFPFFSRNTRKYIIKIEPEYHTELFPDSINTREDETKYTENEPHRNRIGKVYISHSQDRHLLAGDIVIIYRMGDTKPKKYSSTVTSICIVEEVIDGFSDFDEFYKACYRRTMIKKADLEKDWWNKYPKYRPFVIKFLYAHSFPTPKPTLNDLNRIGIIPDIMNMPRGFIELNNNQFNKLVNFAYNRK
- a CDS encoding T9SS type A sorting domain-containing protein; this encodes MDPRKLIEDFIIYPNPTSGEFIADITLSERGNISIKIFNFTNNALMASQKARGESSYTIPFDISGLPSGVYAVLLETPFGNSLRKVILK